The sequence below is a genomic window from Polyangiaceae bacterium.
GCAGAAGGAAATCTACGACGCGCAGCTGGTCGAGGAAGGCAAGCCCGAGGCGGCTCGCCCGAAGATCATCGAAGGCAAGGTTGGCAAGTGGCTGCGTGAAGTCTGCCTGGTCGAGCAAGCCAGCGTGATCGAGTCGGACAAGACCGTCGATCAACTCCGCGAGGATACGGCGAAGGCCCTCGGCACCAGCCTCGAGTTGGTTGGTTTCGCTCGCTTCGAGCGCGGTGAAGGTGTCGAGAAGAAGGAAGACGACTTCGGCGCCGAGGTCGCGGCGATGGCTGGCGGCAAGAACTGAGCTGCCTGTCCCGCATTGCAGAAAGCGCCCGGCGAGCCCCTTGGCTCGGCGGGCGCTCTCGCTTTTGTCTGGCTGCTGGCCATGTCCTTTTGACGGCGGAAGCGCTGAAGTGTTGAATGAGACATGAACGGAGACTTCCGCGCGGACGGCACCTTCCACTCTGCCGACGTCCTGGTGACGGGGCATACGGGCTTCAAGGGCAGTTGGCTGACCGCATGGCTTCACGACCTGGGCGCGCGCGTTCATGGGTACGCCCTGCCGAACACTCCATCGCCGAGCATGTTCGAGCGCTGCGAGCTGAAACGGCTCTTGAGTTCCGACATCCGTGGGGATCTGCGCGAGCTGGAGTCGGTGACTCAGGCGGTCGCCAGCAGTCGACCGCGGTTCGTGTTTCACATGGCGGCGCAGAGCTTGGTGCGCCGTAGCTACGCAGAGCCGGTCGAGACGATCGCCACGAACGTGGTGGGCACAGCGAATCTGCTCGAGGGTTTGCGTCGCAGCGGCTCGGGGCCGTGTACCGTCGTCATCGTCACCTCGGACAAGTGTTATGAGAATCGGGAGTGGCCTTGGGGCTACCGCGAGGACGACCCGCTTGGCGGATATGACCCTTACTCTGCCAGCAAGGCCTGTCAGGAGATCGTCGCGCGGGCATACCAGCGCAGCTTCTTTTCCGAGGGGAATATCCGGGTCGTGCGGGCACGCGCTGGTAACGTGATCGGGGGAGGCGACTGGGCCGAGGATCGCCTGGTTGCGGACTTCGTGAGAGCGATTGCCGCTGGAAAGGCGGTCAAGTGCCGCAACCCCACCGCCGTGCGCCCCTGGCAACACGTGCTGGAGCCCCTCTCGGGCTACCTCCGCCTCGCGGCGATGGTTGACGCACCACGGGTCAAAGACGAATACAACTTCGGCCCAACCGATGCCGACATCACCAGCGTTGCGGAGCTCTTGGATGGCTTGGTTGCGCGCTGGCCAGGCAGCAGCTGGGTGCGTGGCGAGGAAAGCAACGCGCCTCACGAAGCAGGCCTGCTCGCGCTGAGCATAGAACGGGCTCGTTTCGACCTCGGGTGGCGCCCGACCTGGCGCCTCGCAGACGCGCTAGATGCCCTGGTCGAATGGTACCGTGAGGAAATGCAAGGGGCGAACGCCAGTCGCCTTCGCGAACTCACCCTCGAACAGATCCGACGCTTCGAAGCCTGACCGAGTCAGTACTGGCGCTTGCTGATGCGGGGTGCTGCGAAGTCAGGCGTCGCCTGCTGCAGGCGTTCGTAGAGCTTTACCATCGGCGCTAAGCGCGCTTCGTCGCCGGCCAGATCCTGCTGTTCTCCAGGATCCTTCGCGAGATCGAAGAGCAACGGTTGCCTATCTGTCTCGGTAACGATGAGCTTTAGATCCCCATGGATTAGCGCCCGACGTCGCGGGCTTTGATCGGTGTAGGGCATGTCGATCACGATGTCGCGCTGGGGCGGCGCGGTCTCGCCTTTGAGTTCAGGGACGAGGCTCGTGCCGTGAAGCCCCTCCGGCGTGGGTACGCCCATTAGCTCCAGTAGCGTCGGTGCTACGTCGACGTGGCTCCTTCGGGTGTCGATGCGCCGCGCCTTCACTCCGGGCACCCGCAACATCAGCGGCACTCGAGTGGTCACGTCGTAGAGCAAAAAGCCGTGTTCAAAGTAGCTTTTGTGCTCTCCGAACGCCTCGCCGTGGTCGGCGGTGAGCACCACCGCGGTGTGCTTGCCCCAGGGCTGGTTGTCCACGTAATCGAGCAAGCGCCCAATCTGAGCGTCGGTGTGAAGCACCTCGCCGTCGTACTGATTGCGTAGCCCCTGACCGACGTCGCTGAGCTTCGTTCCCGGAGGGATCGGCTCCACTCCGTCGGCATATGGGTTGCCCTTGAAGGGCTCCTGTTCGGGGTGCCTGACGTAGGAGAAGTGCGGGTCCATGAAGTGTACCCAGGCGAAGAAGCGCTGATCTGGCTTCTCCTTCGCGTGCGCGCCGAGCTCTTCCATCAACATGTCGGCGAGCTTTGGGTCGACGACGGCGCCTTCTCGCGCCGGATTGAGCACGATTCGAGGGAACACCTTCCAAGCGTCGAATCCTTGATTGATTCCGGTATCCCCGAGGAAGTAGACGTGGCCGTGTACGCCGATGCTGAAGAGCCCCGCCTGCTTGATGTGCTCTGCGATGAAGTCTGCTTCCGGCAGGAAAGAACTCGTGGCGCGTCCGTCGCGGGGAAGCTCTGAGGGGTAGCGGCCGGCCATCAAGCCACCTAGCGACATCGAGGTGTAGCTCGAGAGCGCGTAGGCGTGGCTGTACATCACGCTCTGCTTGGAGAAGCGTGTGATGTTGGGGGCGGTGTTGCGCGGGTAGCCGAGCCAGGGCCCGTCGGCGCGCAGCGCATCGACGCTGATCAGGAGGACGTTCAGAGGCGGGAGCGCTGCCCGCGGCGGCGGCTTTGGGACTACCGAAGCGCTGGGTGGGCTCGAGCTCGCGGCCTTGATCGCGGGCTCTGACGGCTGCTCCTTGTTGCACGCGGTGAGCGCAACGACGCAGGCTAGGGGGAGAGTGGTGGCCAGTCGTCGCGGCATGCGACGTTGTACGATCAAGCCACCTGTCGGGGGAAAAACCCGGCAGAAATAGCGGAATTTTGGGCCGCAGCCGTGGGTTTGGCTGCGGTTGACCTCCCCCCCAAAAATGGGACGCCTGGGAGGTGAACTCAGCCGCCCAGGGGTTCCGCACCCGAGAAAATCGGGTTCGAGACGGCAAACGCGTCGCGACCCGGGTGCAGCGGCGAGAGGTCGTCGGTGCCCTTTGCGTGGAACACCACCCAGCTGCGCCCCGCGTTGGCGTCGAAGTCCACGTGCACCACGTTGACGTAACGGTGTCCGGTGCCGCTGCCCATGGGCAGCAGTGCTTGCTCGTCCACGGTCACCCCATTCACGATCACCTCGAGGGTGGTCGCGTCGTACCAGCTCGGCGACTGCACGGTGACTGTGAAATCGGCGCTTGTTTCCGTGATCGTTTCGCCTGGCTTGGCGCCACCCGGGCCAACCACGGTCATCAGTAGCCCGCCACTGATCGTCGTGTTGCCGCTCGCCACCGCGTCTCGCACGCTGTTGATGGTGAGCTGCTTCGGATCGTCGAACCCGAAGTCGATGCAAGTCCGTGGATAGCCGACGGGAGAGGTGCGGAGCTTGTGGCTGTCCGAGCTGCCGACGGCCCAGAAGGTGTAGCCATGGTTCAACAGCGCGAACCAGTCGCCGACGCTCTTGTCACGGTTGTCATCGAAGCTCGAGTCGTTGAAGACCTCGATGGCGTCGAAGTTCGTGCTCCAGAGGTTGGCGGTCTTGCCCGCGCCGGTGGTGCGATCGAAGCGCGCGCTGCTGAAGTAAGCGCCGAAGCCGCCGCCGCTCGGATGGTTGATGATGAAGACCGGATCCTCGGGGAGATTCTGCACGTTGTCGAACATCTGTGGCGGTTCCAGACCGACCCACTCCACCGCGCCGTTGTTGACCTGATCAGGCTTCGGCAGGAGTGGCACCACACCGAAGTGGCCCCAGCTGAAGGTCGTGAGCTCTTGGCTCGGCATCCCGAAAGCCCAGTCCGTCATACCCAGGCTCTCCACGACCGGCCCGAAGTCAACGACCCACTCGTGTTCGCTGGAGACGGGGATCTCCAAGCCATCGGCGATCGCGCTCTTCACCTTCTCCACGATGGGGTCGTGGGAGTCTGCGCTCTGCGCGGAGTGAATATGGAAATCGGCGCACATGATCCCCGTGGAATCAACACTGTGCTCTAGGCTGGCTGCCACCTGGGCGGTCTCTCCGGCGTTCACGCTGATTGTCGTGTCGGAGATCTCCCACTCACCGCCGTGGCTCACGATCACCCGATGCTCCCCAGGGGGAACGAGCAGCGTCGCGTCGCCGTTCATCGCGAAGTGCTGGTGGAGGCGACCATTTGCTTCATCGGCCACACCAAAGCTCTCCGGCCACGAGGGAGGCGCGCTGGTTGGGATCACTTGGATGCGTACCGGCATCGGGGCGTTCTGTGCGGCGTCCGTAGCGACGACGTGGATCGCGCCGGTCGCAGCAAAGCTCAGGTCTTGGCTGCTGACTCCCGCACCGACGTTGGTTCCGCCGGGCAATGCATAGCCGAGTTTTTGGGGGGTGAGGGTCGCTCCAGTGTCCGGCGGAACGTGAATCGTATAGCTGCCATCGCTCGCGCTCTTGGTGCGTGAGAGGTAGCTGCCATCGGCTGCCGTGGCGTGAACCCACGCGTCCGCGACGGGCCCACCAGAGGAGTCCAGCACCTGGCCGCTCACCGCTTGCCACGCGGTGTCGCCGTCCACGCGCCGAATGGCTTCTCGCAGCCCGTCGTAGTCTGGGCCGCCGCCGATCACCTCCACGTGGTCATTCCAGGTGATGCCACAGGCATCTGCCGCGAACCCGGGACCAGTGAAGTATTGAAAGCCGCTGATCTCCAGGTTCGTGTTGAGCTTTTTTCCGTGGGGCAAGCGCCACGCGAAGTTGAACGCGCCGCTCACGAAACCTGCCCAGGGGATCTCCCCGTTAGCCGACGAGAAGCCGCTGCCTTCCGTGGCGAATTGATT
It includes:
- the rfbG gene encoding CDP-glucose 4,6-dehydratase — its product is MNGDFRADGTFHSADVLVTGHTGFKGSWLTAWLHDLGARVHGYALPNTPSPSMFERCELKRLLSSDIRGDLRELESVTQAVASSRPRFVFHMAAQSLVRRSYAEPVETIATNVVGTANLLEGLRRSGSGPCTVVIVTSDKCYENREWPWGYREDDPLGGYDPYSASKACQEIVARAYQRSFFSEGNIRVVRARAGNVIGGGDWAEDRLVADFVRAIAAGKAVKCRNPTAVRPWQHVLEPLSGYLRLAAMVDAPRVKDEYNFGPTDADITSVAELLDGLVARWPGSSWVRGEESNAPHEAGLLALSIERARFDLGWRPTWRLADALDALVEWYREEMQGANASRLRELTLEQIRRFEA
- a CDS encoding sulfatase; the encoded protein is MPRRLATTLPLACVVALTACNKEQPSEPAIKAASSSPPSASVVPKPPPRAALPPLNVLLISVDALRADGPWLGYPRNTAPNITRFSKQSVMYSHAYALSSYTSMSLGGLMAGRYPSELPRDGRATSSFLPEADFIAEHIKQAGLFSIGVHGHVYFLGDTGINQGFDAWKVFPRIVLNPAREGAVVDPKLADMLMEELGAHAKEKPDQRFFAWVHFMDPHFSYVRHPEQEPFKGNPYADGVEPIPPGTKLSDVGQGLRNQYDGEVLHTDAQIGRLLDYVDNQPWGKHTAVVLTADHGEAFGEHKSYFEHGFLLYDVTTRVPLMLRVPGVKARRIDTRRSHVDVAPTLLELMGVPTPEGLHGTSLVPELKGETAPPQRDIVIDMPYTDQSPRRRALIHGDLKLIVTETDRQPLLFDLAKDPGEQQDLAGDEARLAPMVKLYERLQQATPDFAAPRISKRQY
- a CDS encoding CehA/McbA family metallohydrolase, producing MRLHRLGLATWVLTSLSVVAAAACSDTEETKQPLASGGAGGTAGSGGTGGTTNCPTSFEVGDATGHADVYGAKAASQARAGRITDAAQIVQPAHGRQRINVGDYVLANDKIAVTIEDKGLSDGYARFGGEILAVDQVGDDGRPLGRSNYVETLMALSIQMINPTSVSVINDGSDGNAAVVRVTGPLEAIPFLNGSLAALFPRRYDVDAAYDYVLEPGAEKLDIRLGIANPTSDPIEFAIGSVTDEMHGFFQQNHNQFATEGSGFSSANGEIPWAGFVSGAFNFAWRLPHGKKLNTNLEISGFQYFTGPGFAADACGITWNDHVEVIGGGPDYDGLREAIRRVDGDTAWQAVSGQVLDSSGGPVADAWVHATAADGSYLSRTKSASDGSYTIHVPPDTGATLTPQKLGYALPGGTNVGAGVSSQDLSFAATGAIHVVATDAAQNAPMPVRIQVIPTSAPPSWPESFGVADEANGRLHQHFAMNGDATLLVPPGEHRVIVSHGGEWEISDTTISVNAGETAQVAASLEHSVDSTGIMCADFHIHSAQSADSHDPIVEKVKSAIADGLEIPVSSEHEWVVDFGPVVESLGMTDWAFGMPSQELTTFSWGHFGVVPLLPKPDQVNNGAVEWVGLEPPQMFDNVQNLPEDPVFIINHPSGGGFGAYFSSARFDRTTGAGKTANLWSTNFDAIEVFNDSSFDDNRDKSVGDWFALLNHGYTFWAVGSSDSHKLRTSPVGYPRTCIDFGFDDPKQLTINSVRDAVASGNTTISGGLLMTVVGPGGAKPGETITETSADFTVTVQSPSWYDATTLEVIVNGVTVDEQALLPMGSGTGHRYVNVVHVDFDANAGRSWVVFHAKGTDDLSPLHPGRDAFAVSNPIFSGAEPLGG